CGCCGGGAGCCGGGGCGGGGTTGCCGTCGGAGGGTGCTCCGGGGCGGGCGCCGGGCGCTGCCGCCGAGCGGTCGCCGGACGCCGCTCCGGGACGGCCGTCCGGCCGCGCGCCGGACGCGGGGCCGGGCCGTCCGCCGGAGCCCGCGCCGGACTGTCGGCCGGAGCCCGTGCCGGACTCTCGGTCGGGCGCCGGGCCCGATTGTCCGCCCGTACCCTCGCCGGGCTTTCCGTCGTCGCCGGAAGCCGTGCCCGAATGCGTGCCCGAATGCGTGCCGGACGCCGGAGGCCTTCCGTTCGGCTGCCCGTCGGACGCGGCTCCCTTGCCGGAGGCCGGGCCGGGGTTGCCGGTGGGCGTTTTCCTGGCGGCGTTGGCGCCGGGCCCCGGAGGTGTGCCCGGAGTGCGTGGCTCCGGGTCTCTCGGTGCCCAGCCCGGGCCGTTCCGCTTCGGCTGCGGCTCGTCGCTCATCGTGCTGCCGTGCTCCTGTTTCCGCGTCGTACGTTCATTTCCGTACGGACTCGTACGCTTTGCGCCCACTCCGGGCCGGTTCTGTGCCCCTGAGTGAAGACTCTCGCACCGTGCGATCCGTTCCCGGATCACGGCACGTGCCCCGCGCGCCCCATGAGCGCCACCGTCCGCCCCGCGGTCCGCCCCGAAAACGCGTGGCAGGCCACTCCGGCCGCGGACTAGGCTTCTTCGCTTCGGCCCGAATCGGTCCAGGCCTCGGCCTTTCGCCTAACTCTTCGCAGCGGATGGGGGTTTCCTCGTGGGCACAGGGCGGTTGTACGCCGCCGTCGCCGCCGGTGGTTTCAGGCGGTACGCGACATATCGGGTGGCCACCGCCGCGGGGGTGTTCACCAACACCGTCTTCGGCTTCATCCTCGCATACACGTACCTGGCCCTCTGGCACGAGAAGCCCGACCTCGGCGGCTACGACCAGGCGCAGGCCCTCACCTATGTATGGGTCGGCCAGGCCATGTTCGCGGTCATGGTGCTGGGAAGCGTCGGCTTCGAGGAGGAGTTGATCGAGCGCATCCGGACGGGGGACATCGCGGTCGACCTGTACCGGCCCGTCGACCTCCAGCTGTGGTGGCTCGCCGCGGACATGGGCCGCGCCCTGTTCCAGCTGCTGGGACGCGGTGTCGTGCCCATGGTGTGCGGTGCCCTCTTCTTCGACCTGGCCCTGCCCTCCGGCCCGCTGCCGTGGATCGCCTGTCTCGTCGCGGTCGCCTTCGGCGCGCTCGTCAGCTTCGCGATCCGTTACATCGTCGCGCTGTGGGCCTTCTGGCTCCTCGACGGCGCCGGAGCGATGCAGATCACCTGGCTCACCGGAGTCTTCTTCTCCGGGATGCTCCTCCCGCTGAACGTCTTCCCCGGCGCGCTCGGCGACCTCGCCCGCGTCCTGCCCTGGTCCGCGCTGCTCCAGGCCCCGGCGGACGTCCTGCTGGGCGAGGCCGACCCGCTGGGGACGTACGCCTTCCAGCTCGCCTGGGCCGCGGTCCTGCTCGCGGTCGGACGGCTGATCCAGTCGGCGGCCACACGGAAGGTGGTGGTCCAGGGTGGCTGACCTCGACGAAGTGCCGCAGGTCACGAGAGCCGGACGGACGGCCGGACGGACGGCCGATGGGACGGCCGATGGGACGGCCGATGGGACGGCCGGTGGGACGGCCGGTGGGACGGCCGGAGAAACGGCGGGCGAGCAGCACCCCTTCGGCGAGTACGGCGTGCGCAGCCGCGTACGGGACGGGCTGCGCGCCTATCGGATGATCGCCGCCATGTGGATCCGCTCCACGATGGCCTATCGCGCCTCCTTCGCCATGACGACCTTCGGGAACTTCGCGGCGACCTCGTTCGACTTCGTCGCGATCCTGCTGATGTTCTCCCAGGTCGACGAGTTGGGCGGTTACGGCCTGTCCGAGATCGCCCTCCTGTACGGCACCTCAGCCGTCGCCTTCGGCCTCGCGGATCTGATGATCGGCTCGATGGACCGGCTCGGGCGCCGGGTCCGCGACGGCACGCTGGACACCCTCCTCGTACGCCCCGTGCCGGTGCTCGCCCAGGTCGCCGCCGACAAGTTCGCGTTGCGCCGCCTCGGCCGGATCACCCAGGGGCTGTCCGTCCTCGGATACGCCCTGGTCACGCTCGACATCACCTGGACCCCGCTCAAGGTGCTGATGATCCCGCTGATGGTGTGCGGCGGCGGGCTGATCTTCGCCGCGGTGTTCGTCGGGGGCGCGGCCTTCCAGTTCGTCGCGCAGGACGCCTCCGAGGTGCAGAACGCCTTCACGTACGGCGGCGCGACCCTCCTGCAGTACCCGCCGGCCCTCTTCGCCAAGGACCTGGTGCGCGGGGTGACCTTCGTCCTGCCGCTCGCCTTCGTCAACTGGGTGCCCGGACTGTACGTCCTGGGCCGCCCCTACCCCCTCGACCTGCCGACCTGGCTGGCCTTCGCGCCCCCGCTGGTCGGGGTGGCGTGCTGTGCGCTGGCGGGGGTGGCCTGGCGGGCGGGGCTGCGTTCGTATCGGAGTACAGGGAGCTAAGCGTGGCAGACAGCGCGTTCATCGAACTCGACCACGTCGAGAAGGTCTTCGACGTCCGCA
The DNA window shown above is from Streptomyces akebiae and carries:
- a CDS encoding ABC transporter permease is translated as MGTGRLYAAVAAGGFRRYATYRVATAAGVFTNTVFGFILAYTYLALWHEKPDLGGYDQAQALTYVWVGQAMFAVMVLGSVGFEEELIERIRTGDIAVDLYRPVDLQLWWLAADMGRALFQLLGRGVVPMVCGALFFDLALPSGPLPWIACLVAVAFGALVSFAIRYIVALWAFWLLDGAGAMQITWLTGVFFSGMLLPLNVFPGALGDLARVLPWSALLQAPADVLLGEADPLGTYAFQLAWAAVLLAVGRLIQSAATRKVVVQGG
- a CDS encoding ABC transporter permease, yielding MADLDEVPQVTRAGRTAGRTADGTADGTADGTAGGTAGGTAGETAGEQHPFGEYGVRSRVRDGLRAYRMIAAMWIRSTMAYRASFAMTTFGNFAATSFDFVAILLMFSQVDELGGYGLSEIALLYGTSAVAFGLADLMIGSMDRLGRRVRDGTLDTLLVRPVPVLAQVAADKFALRRLGRITQGLSVLGYALVTLDITWTPLKVLMIPLMVCGGGLIFAAVFVGGAAFQFVAQDASEVQNAFTYGGATLLQYPPALFAKDLVRGVTFVLPLAFVNWVPGLYVLGRPYPLDLPTWLAFAPPLVGVACCALAGVAWRAGLRSYRSTGS